In Effusibacillus pohliae DSM 22757, the sequence TGCCTTCGCGATGTCGGGAGAGATCAACCAACTGCCTAACGTTCGGTATTCCCACCCACCGTGCGACTTTAACCGGACATCGCCGAGAAATCCGTATTTCGGCCGGCGGCGGGAGGAAGCGGACGTATCTTCCAGCATCATCACCGGCAATGCCAAATAATTGTCCAGCGCCTTGACCAGCTGACTCGATAGAGGAAGGTTGGAAAAATGGATATGTCCGCCGATGCCATAATTGCGAAGCGGCATGGAACCGGCCAGCCAATGCAGTTGGCGGGGAATCATCCGTTTTGCTTCCAGCAATGTGTCTTCAATATTTTTCACCAGCCGCAACGGGGACGAACTGGGATCCGGCCGGATCTCGGCCAACGGAAAGCGGGTTCCCGCCCGCCGGATGCTCAGCGCGTCACAGCCGACTTTGCCGCTACGCGGCAGGTATTTTGACGCGACTACCAGCCTGCCCTCGGGGTTTCGCAACATAAATTCCAAGTCGGTTCCCATCAAAAAAGAAGGAGTGTCGGGCGACTCCTCTGCCCTCATCCAATCACGGATCGCTGCTTCATATAAATCCAATAACCGGTCTTTCAGTACTGGCGCCGGCCACACATCGAGCACATACGAGAATCCCTTGCTCGTAAGACCGAGACTTACCAATCCAAAATCCAATCCCAAGGCGTGAACGGCCCGGATTGCCAGGCGGCTGATGCGCGTTGCCACCTTATCCTCATCCGGCCGAACTTCCCGAAACCGTTCACTGATCTGGTTGATCCGGCGGTCCAACCAAATCAGCTTGCTGTCTGAACGAAACAACGCCAGCGCCCGCATATTAAACACGGGGACGCGGTAGTGGCGGATGATGGAGATGGAGCGTTCTTTTTCCTGTTCCTCCGAATATGGACAGCGGACTCCATTCAGCCGGAGAATCGACAACATTTCACTGCGGGAACGGGTCGCAAGAATCGCTGCCTTCGGATTGAGCACCTGTTCCGGTTCCAAATCGCTGCCTGATGTGTTTCCCCAGCGAATTACCCGGTCATGGCTGGTGATTGGACCCATACCTACCACCCCGTCAAATTCTGGGATCCGTCTCAATAAGCGTTTGGCTGTCGGTTGCCCAGCGTGCAGAAGCAGGTATCCCATCGTCCGTCTCCTTTCTCCGATCGATTAGGTAATCCCAGCCAGATATTTTCCGTAAAGCAGAGGCCGGCGGAATGATTGCAACACAAGTTTCATCGATCCTTGTTCGGTGAACGGTTTTTTCCACGGTTTGGAATTCACTTCAATAATCCACACCCATCCTTTTGTATCAATCCCGATATCGAGCCCGATTTCCCCGTACTGTTGGCCGGATACCTCCTCCAGCACCGTCGGTACGGTGCCGACCAGCTTGCGGATCTTCCGCAGGATCCGTCTGGTTTGTTCCGGGTTCGGATAGATCTCTCGCAACACCTTGGCAACTGCCAACGCGTCGCCGCCGGTGCTCAAGTTCGAGGTGATGTCGCCTGCCTGCGCAATCCGGCAGAACATCTTCGTGCGCTTCCAGGCACCGGTCTCATCCTTTTGCACCAAAACTCGAATATCAAACGGCCGTCCCTGGTACGTTTTCAACTGCAAACCTTCCTGCGCCAGAAAAGCCCGTTTTTTCATACGCGGCTGCAGCTTTCGCAATACTTCGGCCGGTGACTTTTGCACCCCTTGCACCGGAATGCCTTGTTTGCCCTTGATTTGGTAGAAAAAATGGCCGTCTGCCAGACGCATCAACTTAATGATTCCGATTCCCTTCGATCCGTTGATCGGTTTCAGGTAAACGGGATTGTAACGTTCCAGAAAAACGGCCGTCCGTTTCACGTCCTCATGCAGGATCGTTGCCGGCAAGTAGCCTTTTGTCTCATCTCTCGCCGACAACCACTGATGCACTTGCGCTTTGTCAAAGAATCCAGGATTGAAATAGGCGGCCCCCAATCGCTTCAGCAACTGCTGTTTCACCGCCTTGACATCTGGGCGATTTTCGAATTTTCGCGTGATGATCTGGTCATACACGACATCCGGAAACGGCACGCTGCGCAAATCCCACTGGCGCCTGCCGTTCGCCTTGTGCAAGATATAGCCTTGCAACTTGTTTGACGTTACATCCTGCGGCCCGAACACATAAGCGAACATCCGCTCTTCTGTCGCAAGTGACAGCAGATGTTCAAAAATCGGCCCCTGTTGACCGGCGATCTCCCCGTTTTTCACCCGGACATTGGCAAAAATCGCAAAGACGGGGCCGATTCGCAACATCTCTCCCGTTTTATAAAGAAACAACCTGCTGTCCTCAAGCAATGCAAGCGACTCTATCACATCAGGCGAAAACGTACAAATTGAGGAATTCTCATGCATCGGATACGCGACACGCACCGAGAGGTGGACGCCGCCGCACTGGATTTCGTGCTGTCCCGGCCTGATCCCGAGCTGGTTGCATACTGTCTTGGAGAGAAACAGATACCCTCTATGCTCAGAGGAAACAGATGTGACCGTGATCGGTATGGTTTTCAATCCACATCTTCCCTCCTTGCCGTCCAAACTTTCAGTCTGATGCCGAACCGTCGCGGAAGCCGGCCGTATACCTAGCATATTCAAGAGCTCTGCGCAGTGACAGCGCTCGTATTGCCGGATCCAAAATCTTCAGCATGCGGCGGCCCGGATTCGGATTGACCTCAATCAACCAGGGGCGTCCGCCGCGATCGACGGCAAAATCGATGCCCAGTTCCCCCATCTCTCCTTTGCGCCGTTCGATCCGTTTGGCGATCTGCAACGCCAACCGATCCATCTCTCCGATCAACGCCCGCACCCTGGCTGGGGCAAACCCCGCCCGCCTGAGCAAATCGCTGCTTTCAAACACGTCGGCACCGGTCGAAACATTGCTTGTCACGCTGCCTTTTTGACCGAGTCGAGCCACTCTGGCGGTCACTTGCCAGCGGCCGTTGCCATCCCTTTGAATCAGCCAGCGAAAATCGGCCGCCCGCCCCATCCCGTCCCCGATCAGTTCAATCCCCTGCTGGACCAGAAACTCGCGCTGCACAACAAATGTTTTATAAAACCAGGCTTGCTGTGCCGCCAGATTCACGATCACTCGCCGCGTCCCGCCCGCTTGCTGAATCTGCATCCTCACTTTTCCCGCTTCCGGGTGACGGCTGACGCGGTACACGTCTCTGCCTTGCGTTCCCTGCGCAGGCTTCAGATACAGCACCGGGAAAGACTGCAGCATATCGAAAACGTCTCGTGCAGAACGGAGTTTTCGGGTCTGTGGAAGATAGGGAGCAATCGCCGGATCTTTGGCCAGCATCCGGTGCACGGCCAGCTTGCTTTCGAGCGGCCGATAGAACATTTTAACTCCCGACACCTGCAGCTGGTGAAACTCCTGTTTCGCCACCGATTTCAACTCGGGAGGCAGCAAAATCGTTTTTTTCATGCATACGTCCGGCCACGGATATTCCCCTTCTCTCCAGGTGGCGGAACGTTCGTCATAACTCCAGCCGGCCACCGTTCTCCGTTCCCGGTCCAAACCTCCGATCGGCGTAATATACAGCGGAATGTGCAATTCTCTCGCGATGCTTGTCATATCTTGCAGCAAACGGGTGATGGTGCCGAATGGTTTTTCCCGGCTCCCCGTATACCGGGAATAAACGGCGACAAACGGTCCAAACCGGATCCCGCTCCGGTTCGCTTTCCATGTGATCGGTCCATCCGGCAGCCTTAAGTCACGCACGATATCCTGCGATACGGACACGTGATCCAGGTCATGGCCGCGCACCGTTGCGCCGAGAGATTTTTGACCGGCTGTAAGGCGGATCCGCTCTCCCGCCGACCATGCGAACCGAACCAGCCAACGTTTTGGTACGCGGATCTGCCGATTGCCCTGCATGAGGATCCCGATCAATCCGCTGCCAAGCATTTGTCTCTCCTCCCCTTTCCGACATAACGGCAAGAGATGCAGAAAAAAAGGGCACAGCGGCCCCAGGGGAAAAAACGGGCGACGCATTGGAGCGTCGCCGTCAATCTTCGAATTCTTCTTCCTCGAAGATGTCGTCTTCCAACGGTTCTTCGTCGTCTTTCTCCGGCTGGTCGGAAACCAGCACGAACAGCTTGGTTTTGCCCATCACTTCGACGGCCAGTTCTTTTTCAATGCGAACGAGAATCTCATTGCCGCCGTCGACGATCGTTGCATCCAGGCAGTTCGGTTGTTGCAGCACTTTCACCGATACTTGCATGCCTTCCCGGCTGCAGTACGGATCCAGTTCGCGCAGCGGGATCTGTTGCACATACGAAACCGTATCCTTTGCCACTCCCGTATCGGTGTTTCCATTGTAGGAGTACCATACGTTCACATCGAACCGGCCGTGGACTTCCACAAAGTCCCCGACCATTTCCGCACTGCATGAATGGTTCATCACCCAGCATCCGCCGATGGTGGATGGCCGGTTGGCAGGACGGATCGTGTAGGTTGTCTGCGAATACTTGCTGCCTTTGCCGCAGACTGCCAGCGTATAGATTTCCCGGCAACGGACGTCCTTGTCAAAGTGTGCCATGCAGCTACCTCCTCTTCAGGTTGTTTCGGGTCTCCATCAAAGCGCTGAATCCGACGGGCCGCTTTTGATGGCTGCTCGCGTGCAAGCCATCGGTTGCACCCGATGTTCCCTGCACCTCCGCAGATGCCCTGGGTCATCTGTCCGTATATCCTATGCCGGAAGCAACATTTGGGTACTTGCCGAACCGCCCAAAATAAAAGCCGCTCCAATAAAGAATCCCTCGGGAGTGGCGTGAAAGCAGCCTCCGCCTGCACGGCATTTCGATTGTCACGGATCCAAATAAGATTTGGCGTGCGGGGCATCCTAACGAATGAGTACAGTGGAAAGGTGGGAAATGGTGTGCCAAACCATAAGAACATCTTCCGGAACAAAATGGACTTTTCGCGGGAAGAATTCACCACCGAACTGTACAAACCTCTCGGGATGCCGCGTGCGCGAGAGAAAAAGTCGCAAAAGGGCCAGTACCGAAAATGGGACTTCACTCACAAGTCATTGAAGCGGCAAATGCACGAAAAAGACGGCCTCGACACGTAACTGGCAGCTTGTTGCGGCGGTCCGCAGGCGACTGCGGACCATAAAAAACACCCCACAACCATCCACGCGACCATCATCGCCAACAGCAGACCCGTCCCTATACTTCCAGCACCATTCCCTTTTCGGCCACGAGGATCTCACCGGCGAACGCTGTCGCCGCCTCCCGTTTGGGTTCCTGGTCATAACCGGGATAAATGTGGATCAGGCAGAGCTTTTGCACGCGTGCTCGCGCCGCCCGGTGCAGGGAACGGCGAATTTTCACCCAGAATCCGTACACGCATCCGATTCATCCTCCTTGATTCGACAGAAAACGAGCGAAAATCCGATAAAAAATCGAAATCCGGCGAAAAATCTAATTTCCTCGGAAAAGAGCCAGCGGTCTCCCGCTATCTTAGTTTCTTAGAATTTTATCTTTGCAAAGAAAAAATCCCCTCTACGCGAAGGGATCTGAAACCTCATCAACTTCCGAGTGTTGCTGCTTGACTCCCGTTCTCAGCAGCAACAGTTGCGTCGCATATTTCCGGTTTTGCTTCCGAAGCAGTTGATTCTCCTTTTCCAACCGGACAATCTGCCGGAGTTTCTCATGTGTCGATTGCTCCAAAAGGTTCATCAGGATGCGCCGGCCGGCTCGCAGTTGGGAAATTTTCTTCTCCAGTTCGCGGATCTTCTCCTCTACCCTGTCAGCTTCATGCATATCCAAGGAGAAGTCCCCCCTCCAGACCAGGATGATTGGATGATCTGCCTACCCCAGTATATGCCGGAAACGGCTCGGTTAAAACACCCCCGATTTTTCCCGAAGCTGCTGCACAACCGATCGGTTGACCGTGACGGTGCCAAGCTCACCGCGATGCTCGGCACCCGCGCCGTGAAAATCGGATCCGCCAGTCGCGATCAGCCCGAGCTCATTGGCCAGTTTGGTATAGCGCTGCCGGACGTCTGTCGGATGGTCCGGATGCGATGCTTCAATTCCCAAGAGTCCTGCCGGAATCAACTCTTCGATCAAAGCGTCCTTTCCCACCAGTCCCGGATGAGCCAGCACAGGCACGCCACCCGCGTCCCGAATCGCGCGGATCGCCTCTTGCGGCGACAGCTTGCAACGTTCCACATAGGCTGGCGCGCCTTTGCCCAAATAGTGGTCAAACGCACCGCGAATGTCTTGCACAACCCCCTTTTTCATCAGCACACGCGCAATATGGGGTCGGCCGACCGCTCCCCCGCCCGCCTCCGCCAGCACCTCGTCCCGTTCAATCGGGATGCCGAGTTCATCGAGCTTTTGCAAAATCCGCTCCATCCGATTGATCCGCTCGTTTCGCAACTTGCGAAACAAATCCTGCAGCGACCCGGAATCCAGGTCAAAATAATAGCCCAGCACGTGCACCTCTTTTCCTTCATATTCCGCGTTGATCTCCACACCGGGAACCACATCGACGTGCAACCGTTTCCCGGTCTCGATCGCTTCCGCAATCCCGTCCGTTGAATCGTGGTCCGTGATTCCCACCCCGGCCAATCCGCGCCGCCTGGCGTGTTCCACCAGCTCTCGCGGCGTGAACGTGCCGTCCGATGCAGTCGTATGTGCATGCAAATCATACCGCCCGTTCATTTTGATCCTCCTGCTTCAACACAGCTTTCAGCACGCGCAAGAAATTTTCGCCGCATAGTTTGGCTGCAATCGCTGGCCCGTATTCCTTGTCGAGCGCCGCCAGCAATTTTGGATAATCGGCGCCGGAACGCAGATCGACCATCGTCCGCGGAATTCCGTCAAAATCGGATCCCAACCCGACGTGATCCTCCCCGCCAAGCGCCAGGATGTGGTCGATGTGTCGCAGCAAATCGGCGATTCCCACCGGTTCCTTGCCGATAAAATAGGGCACAAACGTCACCCCGATCACACCGCCGTTGCGAATGATCGCCTTGATCTGCTCATCATCCAGATTCCGCCGATGGGCATACACCGCTTTCGCATTCGAATGGGAGGCGATGATCGGCGCCTGCGTGATCTCCAGCACATCCTGCACGCCTCTTGGCGCCAAATGGGACACATCGATCAGCATCCCGAGCCGGTTCATCTCCCGCACCACTTCCCGGCCGAACGGGGTCAAGCCCCCGTCCTCCGGCTCGCCGACGCCGTATGCGAGCGCGTTCTTGTGATTCCAGGTCAGACCCATCGCCCGCACGCCGAGAGAATAAAGCACCCGCAACGGGCGCAGATCGTCTGTCAGAAACTCGCCGCCTTCAATCGAGAGCAGCGCCGATTTTTTGCCCGCCCTCCTGTTCCGTTCGATATCGGCATATGTCAAAACGGGGAGCATCCGGTCTTCCCGGCATACTTGCGTCCGAAACGTGTCAATGTAGCAGATGAGTTTCGCCAAATGTTCCTGCGGCGTATACGGCGGATCGACATACAGCGCAAAAAATTGCAGATCGATCCCCGCCTGCAAAATTTTCGGATAGCTCAGATGCAACGGCGAACCGGCATCCCCAAACTGCAGATGCTCCGTCTCCATGCGATACAAAATATCGGCGTGCGCGTCGATCAGAAACGGTTTTCCTGTCATCCGCAACACCCTCCCAAAAAAACAAGAAAGTCCTGTTTACAGACGCGTAAACAGGCCGTGAAAAATATGGACAAACGCAATCATCGCTTTATCTCGGCTCGACAATCAGTTTAATCGCAGTCCGCTCTTCTCCGTCAATCTGAATGTCGGTGAATGCCGGAATGCAGATCAGGTCGACTCCGCTGGGCGCCACGAATCCTCGTGCAATTGCCACTGCTTTGATTGCCTGGT encodes:
- a CDS encoding putative amidoligase domain-containing protein; the protein is MGYLLLHAGQPTAKRLLRRIPEFDGVVGMGPITSHDRVIRWGNTSGSDLEPEQVLNPKAAILATRSRSEMLSILRLNGVRCPYSEEQEKERSISIIRHYRVPVFNMRALALFRSDSKLIWLDRRINQISERFREVRPDEDKVATRISRLAIRAVHALGLDFGLVSLGLTSKGFSYVLDVWPAPVLKDRLLDLYEAAIRDWMRAEESPDTPSFLMGTDLEFMLRNPEGRLVVASKYLPRSGKVGCDALSIRRAGTRFPLAEIRPDPSSSPLRLVKNIEDTLLEAKRMIPRQLHWLAGSMPLRNYGIGGHIHFSNLPLSSQLVKALDNYLALPVMMLEDTSASSRRRPKYGFLGDVRLKSHGGWEYRTLGSWLISPDIAKAVVCLAYLVANHYRQLKRAPFLSPELQRAFYLGDKRMLRPYFEEIWGDIQQTGTYERYKEELDLIADMVRNEESWDELADIRRAWGIRYPRPTRTGKLVRT
- a CDS encoding YheC/YheD family endospore coat-associated protein, whose protein sequence is MKTIPITVTSVSSEHRGYLFLSKTVCNQLGIRPGQHEIQCGGVHLSVRVAYPMHENSSICTFSPDVIESLALLEDSRLFLYKTGEMLRIGPVFAIFANVRVKNGEIAGQQGPIFEHLLSLATEERMFAYVFGPQDVTSNKLQGYILHKANGRRQWDLRSVPFPDVVYDQIITRKFENRPDVKAVKQQLLKRLGAAYFNPGFFDKAQVHQWLSARDETKGYLPATILHEDVKRTAVFLERYNPVYLKPINGSKGIGIIKLMRLADGHFFYQIKGKQGIPVQGVQKSPAEVLRKLQPRMKKRAFLAQEGLQLKTYQGRPFDIRVLVQKDETGAWKRTKMFCRIAQAGDITSNLSTGGDALAVAKVLREIYPNPEQTRRILRKIRKLVGTVPTVLEEVSGQQYGEIGLDIGIDTKGWVWIIEVNSKPWKKPFTEQGSMKLVLQSFRRPLLYGKYLAGIT
- a CDS encoding YheC/YheD family endospore coat-associated protein, translating into MLGSGLIGILMQGNRQIRVPKRWLVRFAWSAGERIRLTAGQKSLGATVRGHDLDHVSVSQDIVRDLRLPDGPITWKANRSGIRFGPFVAVYSRYTGSREKPFGTITRLLQDMTSIARELHIPLYITPIGGLDRERRTVAGWSYDERSATWREGEYPWPDVCMKKTILLPPELKSVAKQEFHQLQVSGVKMFYRPLESKLAVHRMLAKDPAIAPYLPQTRKLRSARDVFDMLQSFPVLYLKPAQGTQGRDVYRVSRHPEAGKVRMQIQQAGGTRRVIVNLAAQQAWFYKTFVVQREFLVQQGIELIGDGMGRAADFRWLIQRDGNGRWQVTARVARLGQKGSVTSNVSTGADVFESSDLLRRAGFAPARVRALIGEMDRLALQIAKRIERRKGEMGELGIDFAVDRGGRPWLIEVNPNPGRRMLKILDPAIRALSLRRALEYARYTAGFRDGSASD
- the cotE gene encoding outer spore coat protein CotE; amino-acid sequence: MAHFDKDVRCREIYTLAVCGKGSKYSQTTYTIRPANRPSTIGGCWVMNHSCSAEMVGDFVEVHGRFDVNVWYSYNGNTDTGVAKDTVSYVQQIPLRELDPYCSREGMQVSVKVLQQPNCLDATIVDGGNEILVRIEKELAVEVMGKTKLFVLVSDQPEKDDEEPLEDDIFEEEEFED
- a CDS encoding PHP domain-containing protein, whose product is MNGRYDLHAHTTASDGTFTPRELVEHARRRGLAGVGITDHDSTDGIAEAIETGKRLHVDVVPGVEINAEYEGKEVHVLGYYFDLDSGSLQDLFRKLRNERINRMERILQKLDELGIPIERDEVLAEAGGGAVGRPHIARVLMKKGVVQDIRGAFDHYLGKGAPAYVERCKLSPQEAIRAIRDAGGVPVLAHPGLVGKDALIEELIPAGLLGIEASHPDHPTDVRQRYTKLANELGLIATGGSDFHGAGAEHRGELGTVTVNRSVVQQLREKSGVF
- a CDS encoding dipeptidase, whose protein sequence is MTGKPFLIDAHADILYRMETEHLQFGDAGSPLHLSYPKILQAGIDLQFFALYVDPPYTPQEHLAKLICYIDTFRTQVCREDRMLPVLTYADIERNRRAGKKSALLSIEGGEFLTDDLRPLRVLYSLGVRAMGLTWNHKNALAYGVGEPEDGGLTPFGREVVREMNRLGMLIDVSHLAPRGVQDVLEITQAPIIASHSNAKAVYAHRRNLDDEQIKAIIRNGGVIGVTFVPYFIGKEPVGIADLLRHIDHILALGGEDHVGLGSDFDGIPRTMVDLRSGADYPKLLAALDKEYGPAIAAKLCGENFLRVLKAVLKQEDQNERAV
- the spoVS gene encoding stage V sporulation protein SpoVS, whose protein sequence is MEVLKVSAKSNPNSVAGALAGVLRERGAAELQAIGAGALNQAIKAVAIARGFVAPSGVDLICIPAFTDIQIDGEERTAIKLIVEPR